A DNA window from Xiphias gladius isolate SHS-SW01 ecotype Sanya breed wild chromosome 3, ASM1685928v1, whole genome shotgun sequence contains the following coding sequences:
- the cbx7a gene encoding chromobox homolog 7a isoform X1, which produces MELSSIGDQVFAVESITKKRVRKGNVEYLLKWQGWPPKYSTWEPEDNILDPRLVLAYEENQEKIRALAYRRKGLRPRRLVLRNIFAMDLRSAHKVTEKPPPRLRLSLTRSMSTDVDQVERGSMYRRPVRRKSKQRVAKRGPDGPSSKPIRPLRKKEEPIEEDWSSISEEEKQQSESTTEERREDSLYGQSECSSPPLLVRQDLEMEVEEKEDADLMVVGSETWTDGAVGGTSETRQNQTFACNQSKDSASVPVAGPGDAATGGDGSDWDRSEEGEESGSECRRLERNNTTSVIVSVQRSIEAAGATATVCSVAEARNEEVRGDNQSSTTMTPGSQSAPAAADHPGKVIVTDVTINSLTVTFKEAMVAEGFFKGY; this is translated from the exons ATGGAGCTGTCATCGATAGGTGACCAAGTGTTTGCAGTTGAGTCAATAACAAAGAAGCGAGTCAGAAAG GGTAATGTGGAGTATCTACTCAAATGGCAGGGATGGCCCCCAAA GTACAGTACTTGGGAACCAGAGGACAATATTTTGGATCCGCGCCTGGTCTTGGCCTACGAAGAAAA TCAGGAGAAGATCAGAGCTCTGGCCTATCGGAGGAAAGGTCTCAGACCTAGGAGGCTCGTCTTGCGG AACATCTTTGCCATGGACCTCCGCAGCGCCCACAAGGTCACAGAGAAGCCCCCACCCCGGCTGCGTCTCTCCCTCACCCGCTCCATGAGTACAGATGTGGACCAGGTTGAGCGGGGTAGCATGTACCGTCGCCCAGTCAGGAGGAAGAGCAAGCAAAGGGTGGCTAAACGAGGGCCAGATGGACCCTCAAGCAAACCCATCCGTCCActgaggaagaaggaggagccCATAGAGGAGGACTGGAGCAGCATCAGCGAAGAAGAGAAGCAGCAATCCGAAAGCACCACAGAGGAGAGACGCGAAGACAGTTTATACG gTCAGTCAGAGTGCAGCTCCCCGCCCTTGCTGGTACGACAGGACTTAGAGATggaagtggaggagaaggaggacgCTGACCTGATGGTGGTAGGCTCAGAAACATGGACCGATGGAGCAGTTGGAGGGACATCTGAAACAAGACAGAACCAAACGTTTGCGTGCAACCAATCAAAAGACAGCGCCTCAGTGCCTGTGGCCGGACCAGGAGATGCGGCTACCGGGGGCGACGGGTCAGATTGGGACAGAAGTGAGGAGGGTGAGGAGTCAGGGTCGGAATGTCGCAGATTAGAGAGAAACAACACGACCTCAGTGATAGTGAGTGTTCAGAGGAGCATCGAGGCGGCAGGTGCTACCGCCACCGTCTGCTCCGTTGCTGAGGCGAGGAACGAGGAGGTGAGAGGCGACAATCAGAGCAGTACCACGATGACGCCAGGCAGTCAGTCCGCTCCCGCTGCAGCAGATCATCCCGGGAAGGTGATTGTGACAGATGTGACTATCAACTCACTGACAGTGACTTTTAAAGAAGCCATGGTGGCTGAAGGCTTCTTTAAGGGCTAttga
- the cbx7a gene encoding chromobox homolog 7a isoform X2, with protein MGNVEYLLKWQGWPPKYSTWEPEDNILDPRLVLAYEENQEKIRALAYRRKGLRPRRLVLRNIFAMDLRSAHKVTEKPPPRLRLSLTRSMSTDVDQVERGSMYRRPVRRKSKQRVAKRGPDGPSSKPIRPLRKKEEPIEEDWSSISEEEKQQSESTTEERREDSLYGQSECSSPPLLVRQDLEMEVEEKEDADLMVVGSETWTDGAVGGTSETRQNQTFACNQSKDSASVPVAGPGDAATGGDGSDWDRSEEGEESGSECRRLERNNTTSVIVSVQRSIEAAGATATVCSVAEARNEEVRGDNQSSTTMTPGSQSAPAAADHPGKVIVTDVTINSLTVTFKEAMVAEGFFKGY; from the exons ATG GGTAATGTGGAGTATCTACTCAAATGGCAGGGATGGCCCCCAAA GTACAGTACTTGGGAACCAGAGGACAATATTTTGGATCCGCGCCTGGTCTTGGCCTACGAAGAAAA TCAGGAGAAGATCAGAGCTCTGGCCTATCGGAGGAAAGGTCTCAGACCTAGGAGGCTCGTCTTGCGG AACATCTTTGCCATGGACCTCCGCAGCGCCCACAAGGTCACAGAGAAGCCCCCACCCCGGCTGCGTCTCTCCCTCACCCGCTCCATGAGTACAGATGTGGACCAGGTTGAGCGGGGTAGCATGTACCGTCGCCCAGTCAGGAGGAAGAGCAAGCAAAGGGTGGCTAAACGAGGGCCAGATGGACCCTCAAGCAAACCCATCCGTCCActgaggaagaaggaggagccCATAGAGGAGGACTGGAGCAGCATCAGCGAAGAAGAGAAGCAGCAATCCGAAAGCACCACAGAGGAGAGACGCGAAGACAGTTTATACG gTCAGTCAGAGTGCAGCTCCCCGCCCTTGCTGGTACGACAGGACTTAGAGATggaagtggaggagaaggaggacgCTGACCTGATGGTGGTAGGCTCAGAAACATGGACCGATGGAGCAGTTGGAGGGACATCTGAAACAAGACAGAACCAAACGTTTGCGTGCAACCAATCAAAAGACAGCGCCTCAGTGCCTGTGGCCGGACCAGGAGATGCGGCTACCGGGGGCGACGGGTCAGATTGGGACAGAAGTGAGGAGGGTGAGGAGTCAGGGTCGGAATGTCGCAGATTAGAGAGAAACAACACGACCTCAGTGATAGTGAGTGTTCAGAGGAGCATCGAGGCGGCAGGTGCTACCGCCACCGTCTGCTCCGTTGCTGAGGCGAGGAACGAGGAGGTGAGAGGCGACAATCAGAGCAGTACCACGATGACGCCAGGCAGTCAGTCCGCTCCCGCTGCAGCAGATCATCCCGGGAAGGTGATTGTGACAGATGTGACTATCAACTCACTGACAGTGACTTTTAAAGAAGCCATGGTGGCTGAAGGCTTCTTTAAGGGCTAttga
- the top3a gene encoding DNA topoisomerase 3-alpha, which yields MLIVHLFGRSLLRPGLQRLGVLRRCLCAAQSGSCPDTPQQADMIRSRAQIKRVLCVAEKNDAAKGISEIMSNGRARRREGMSKFNKIYEYEYHLFGQNVTVTMTSVSGHLLGLEFKAPFQKWHSCNPVLLFDAEVEKYCPDNMIKIKRTLEKEVRQCQALVIWTDCDREGENIGFEVIDVCKAVKPNLQIFRAKFSEITPNSIRRACETLTEPDANISDAVDVRQELDLRIGASFTRFQTLRLQKIFPESLANQLISYGSCQFPTLGFVVERFKAIQAFIPETFYKIKVLHEVEEDTVEFSWKRNRLFNHAACLVLYQICMEDPIATVTSVTSKPKSKWRPLPLDTVELEKVSSRKLRISAKETMKIAEKLYTQGFISYPRTETNIFPANLALGPLVEQQTQNPVWGMFAQRVLDQPGGPNPRQGKNSDQAHPPIHPTKYTNTLQGNEGRVYEFIVRHFLACVSQDAWGQETVVDIDIAQEKFSTSGLMIIARNYLDVYPYDRWSAKVIPVYEHGSQFQPSAIEMVDGQTSPPQLLTEADLISLMEKHGIGTDATHAEHIETIKSRMYVGLTADQRFLPGELGMGLVEGYNSMGYEMSKPNLRAELEADLKLVSEGRKDKRSVLLHHIQKYKTVFIESVRKAKKLDEALSPYLGAAQEITEAEQQDMEIPLPVRKCPHCGRDMVLKKKREGNSKFLSCVGFPACKTAVWFPNIVLEVSRDESICPSCQPHPIHMLKFKFRRGSLPPMMPLEFVGCIGGCDETLREVLDLKYLRAEGGGGGGGGGGGGGGGGGGGGERGGRGDDPWPPAPRLPRPEPPRAPCSNPRPSLPPVPSWTPQPRPPPGGSSSSVDPNSDAIVCNCGQDAVLLTACKDGPNQGRQFYHCNARRCSFFLWADQPNQQVSHQSQGPPRPLPAPRTSQPPRPSWGFRNTSGGGRGHEGGAGGHVGQTMCNCNETAVTRTVQKDGPNKGRMFFTCGKPREQQCGFFQWSDENVPPPDQPNQQGAHQSHRPPHPLPAPRTSQPPRPSWGFRNTSGGGKGHEGGAGGHAGQTMCNCNEAAVTRTVQKDGPNKGRMFFTCGKPREQQCGFFQWSDENMPPPGGLGRGFDGGGDQGKKGRKIMGDATPNKPPAAKKPRTCGICHMPGHTRVTCPQR from the exons ATGCTAATAGTGCACCTCTTTGGAAGATCCTTGCTTCGACCAGGACTGCAGCGGCTTGGGGTCCTGCGTAGGTGCCTCTGTGCGGCGCAGAGTGGCTCGTGTCCGGACACACCGCAGCAGGCAGACATGATCCGGAGCCGGGCTCAGATCAAGCGGGTCCTCTGCGTAGCCGAGAAGAACGATGCAGCCAAAGGCATCTCAGAAATCATGTCCAACGGCAGGGCCAGGAGG agGGAAGGGATGTCGAAGTTTAATAAAATCTATGAGTATGAATATCATCTCTTTGGTCAG AATGTGACAGTAACAATGACATCAGTATCAGGCCATTTACTGGGTCTGGAGTTTAAAGCACCGTTCCAGAAATG GCACAGTTGCAATCCTGTGCTGTTATTTGATGCTGAGGTAGAGAAGTATTGTCCAGATAACATGATAAAAATCAAG cGGACACTAGAGAAAGAGGTGAGGCAGTGCCAGGCCTTAGTCATCTGGACTGAttgtgacagagagggagaaaacatTGGCTTTGAAGTCATAGATGTCTGCAAAGCAG ttaagcCCAATTTACAAATCTTTCGGGCGAAGTTTTCTGAGATAACCCCCAACTCCATTCGGAGAGCTTGTGAGACTCTAACAGAGCCAGATGCTAACATCAGCGATGCTGTCGATGTCCGTCAGGAGCTGGACCTGCGGATAG GTGCATCCTTCACTCGATTCCAGACACTGCGTCTGCAGAAGATCTTTCCAGAGTCTCTGGCCAATCAGCTGATCTCATACGGCAGCTGTCAGTTTCCCACTCTGGGCTTTGTGGTGGAGCGCTTCAAAGCCATCCAGGCTTTCATACCTGAGACTTTCTACAAGATCAAAG TGCTCCatgaggtggaggaggacaCTGTAGAGTTCAGCTGGAAAAGAAACCGTCTCTTCAACCACGCAGCTTGCCTAGTGCTCTACCAGATCTGCATGGAG GATCCCATAGCAACAGTCACCTCAGTAACCAGCAAACCCAAGAGCAAGTGGAGACCGCTGCCTTTGGACACTGTG GAACTGGAGAAAGTGTCATCTCGGAAACTAAGAATAAGTGCCAAAGAGACCATGAAAATTGCAGAAAAACTCTATACCCAagg GTTTATTAGCTACCCCCgcacagagacaaacattttCCCCGCAAACCTGGCTCTTGGCCCCCTGGTGGAGCAGCAGACACAGAATCCAGTGTGGGGGATGTTCGCCCAGCGGGTGCTTGACCAACCTGGAGGTCCCAACCCGCGGCAGGGCAAGAACTCTGACCAAGCCCATCCCCCAATACACCCCACCAAGTACACCAATACACTGCAG GGAAATGAAGGACGTGTGTATGAGTTCATTGTCCGGCACTTCCTGGCCTGTGTATCCCAGGATGCTTGGGGGCAGGAGACAGTGGTGGACATAGACATAGCCCAGGAGAAGTTCTCCACCTCAGGACTCATGATCATTGCAAGGAACTACCTGGATGTTTACCCATATGACAGGTGGAGCGCcaag GTGATTCCAGTGTACGAGCACGGCTCCCAGTTCCAGCCCTCTGCTATCGAAATGGTGGACGGACAGACGAGTCCTCCACAGCTTCTCACTGAAGCCGACCTCATATCACTGATGGAGAAGCACGGCATTG GCACAGATGCAACCCATGCAGAGCACATTGAGACTATAAAGAGTCGCATGTATGTGGGCTTGACAGCTGACCAGAGGTTTCTCCCTGGAGAGCTTGGCATGGGGCTGGTGGAGg gtTACAACTCCATGGGCTATGAGATGTCCAAACCAAACCTGCGTGCTGAATTAGAGGCAGATCTCAAGTTGGTATCAGAGGGCAGGAAGGACAAACGGAGCGTACTGCTGCACCACATCCAGAAATACAAGACCGTCTTCATTGAGTCTGTCAGGAAGGCAAAGAA GTTAGACGAAGCCCTGTCGCCATATCTGGGTGCAGCTCAGGAGATCACtgaagcagagcagcaggacaTGGAGATCCCGCTGCCAGTCAGGAAGTGCCCTCACTGTGGTCGGGACATGGTGCttaagaagaagagggagggaaacaG TAAGTTCCTGTCCTGCGTGGGTTTCCCAGCCTGTAAGACCGCAGTGTGGTTCCCCAACATAGTGCTGGAGGTCAGCAGAGATGAAAGCATTTGTCCCAGCTGTCAGCCACACCCCATTCACAt GTTGAAGTTCAAGTTCCGCAGGGGCAGCCTCCCTCCCATGATGCCATTGGAATTTGTTGGCTGCATTGGTGGATGTGACGAAACGCTCAGGGAGGTGCTGGACTTGAAATATCtcagagcagaaggaggaggtggaggaggtggaggaggtggaggagggggagggggagggggagggggaggagagagaggaggaagaggagatgacCCTTGGCCACCAGCTCCAAGGCTCCCCAGACCAGAGCCACCCAGAGCCCCATGTTCCAATCCTCGACCTTCCCTTCCTCCTGTCCCGTCCTGGACCCCTCAGCCTCGACCTCCACCAGGTGGCAGCAGTAGCAGTGTAGACCCCAACAGTGATGCCATTGTGTGTAACTGTGGTCAGGATGCAGTTCTCCTCACTGCGTGCAAAGATGGTCCCAACCAAGGGCGTCAGTTCTACCATTGCAATGCTCGGCGCTGCAGCTTCTTTCTGTGGGCAGATCAGCCAAATCAGCAGGTGTCACATCAGAGTCAAGGGCCACCGCGTCCACTACCTGCGCCAAGGACCTCCCAGCCTCCAAGGCCCTCATGGGGGTTCAGGAACACatctggaggaggaagagggcaTGAAGGGGGTGCTGGAGGACATGTGGGACAGACAATGTGTAACTGTAATGAGACAGCGGTGACACGCACGGTGCAGAAGGACGGTCCAAACAAGGGCCGGATGTTCTTCACTTGTGGGAAACCAAGAGAGCAGCAGTGTGGCTTCTTCCAATGGTCTGATGAGAACGTGCCTCCACCAG ATCAGCCAAATCAGCAGGGGGCACATCAGAGTCACAGGCCACCGCATCCACTACCTGCACCAAGAACCTCCCAGCCTCCAAGGCCCTCATGGGGGTTCAGGAACACatctggaggaggaaaagggcaTGAAGGGGGTGCTGGAGGACATGCGGGACAGACAATGTGTAACTGTAATGAGGCAGCGGTGACACGCACGGTGCAGAAGGACGGTCCAAACAAGGGCCGGATGTTCTTCACTTGTGGGAAACCAAGAGAGCAGCAGTGTGGCTTCTTTCAGTGGTCTGATGAGAACATGCCTCCACCAG GTGGTTTGGGTCGTGGatttgatggtggtggagaccaagggaagaaggggaggaagaTAATGGGAGATGCCACCCCCAACAAACCTCCTGCTGCTAAGAAACCTCGTACCTGCGGCATCTGTCACATGCCAGGGCATACCCGAGTCACCTGTCCCCAGCGGTGA